The Oncorhynchus nerka isolate Pitt River linkage group LG15, Oner_Uvic_2.0, whole genome shotgun sequence genome contains the following window.
CTCCGACACTCCCTCCACCCACCACAGTCGCCACCAGAAAGCCAACCAAGAAACCAAAGAGACCGAAGACCACTCCGATGCCAAGGGAGCCCAAGACCACCACAGCCAAACCAGCCAGGCGCACTACCCCATCGTCCATCGTGCCTGACCCAAGAAACGAGAAACCAGATCTCCGCAACCCCATTGATCAGGTCAATGCCTTCGTGGGCACATATTTTGAAGTGAAAATCCCATCCGATACTTTCTTTGACAAGGAGGACGGTACGACAGACAAGTTGAGGTTGACATTGAGGATGAACCACAACGAAGTGGTCGGAGATGATTCCTGGATACAGTTTAATAGCACAAGTCAGCTGCTGTATGGTCTACCTGACTCGAACCACATCGGGAAGCACGAGTACTTCATGCAGGCCACCGATAAGGGCGGTCTGAATGCAATCGATGCCTTTGAGGTCCGTGTGAACCGCTGGGCTCCCAACGATAAGTCCCCGGTCTTGTTCCAGGCTCGCTTCCACGGGGAACCTCACCAGGTGACCAACGACATCCACAAGAAGATTTTGCTAATCAAGAAACTGGCGTACTCGTTCGGGGACCGCAACAGCAGCACGGTCACCCTGAGAAACATCACCAAGGGATCCATCATGGTGGAGTGGACCAACAACAGCCTCCAGCAGAACCCCTGTCCCAAGGAGAAGATCCAGACCATGTCCAGGAGGATCTCTAACGCCCAGGGAAGGCCCTCCCAGACATTCATCTCCACCATGGAGCCTGAATTCAAACCCATCGACATCAAGGTCAAAGGGACAGCCGCCTGCCGGAACTACATGTTCGTGCCGCCGAGTGAAATCACCATTCCTTTACCCCCGGCCGTCACCCCGGCGCTCGGCGCCGGACGCCAGAGCACGGACGACGTCTACCTTCACACGGTCATCCCTGCGGTAGTGGTGGCGGCCATCTTGCTGATCGCCGGCATCATCGCCATGATCTGCTACCGTAAAAAGCGCAAAGGAAAGCTGACCATCGAGGACCAGGCTACCTTCATCAAGAAGGGGGTACCCATCATTTTCGCAGACGAGCTTGACGACTCCAAGCCCCCTCCGTCCTCCTCCATGCCCCTCATCCTGCAGGAGGAGAAACCCCCACTGCCCCCGCCTGAGTACCCCAACATGACCAGTCCAGAGACCACCCCCCTGAACCAGGACCTTCTGGGGGAGTACACAGCTCTGAGGGATGAGGATCCCAATGCCCCTCCCTACCAGCCTCCACCCCCTTTCACTGTCCCCATGGAAGGCAAAGGCTCTCGTCCAAAGAACATGACCCCCTACAGATCCCCACCACCTTATGTGCCACCCTAAGGTTAGCTGGCTcctccagaggaggagaggggaagcagGGGGACTTGTAACCGTCTCACACCAGTGTTGTCTGTTTGGAAATAAGGGGtgtgaggaggagggtagaggctcTGCAAAGTGGCAATGAACTTCGGACATTTTGGGTTGGGAGGGTTTTGGGCTGATCTGATCAAGGCTGAGTTAAAGTTGAAcgatgggagggaggaagaacTAGGTGGTAGCCTCGGCAACGATAGCCACAACAATGACACTATTCAGTCTCTCGTCATCTCATTGGTTACAGCTGAACAGCTAGATTGAGAAGACACGCCCCTCCTGTCCCAGCAGCTTTTTTCTCCATTTGAAACTAAATGgccttttgttttattttgtgtctTTTGGTTCTGGTTTTCTTCTGTTTTTGACTTGACTTTAAGATCAAACTACTTGCCTTTTTTAATCTTCTTTTATCTTGAATAATACAAGAGGACAATAAACAAACACACTGCAGGCAAAAAGGTTTTTAATGATGAGATAGAGAGTTCTATGAatgaaaacaaacacaacataATCATGTTGATCTGGGACAGCCAACCCTGCAGACAGTTAAACACAGTGGTTGATTGATGTGGCGGTGGCTGTTTGGATTCAATAAGGTTTGCCTTTTAACACTAATTGTATGTTTTTACCCTTATTCACACAATGTCTAGTCAAGATGAGCATAACAAGGGTAGCCTAAAAGAATAATTAGAAATtactattacatttttttttttttactttatatTTTTAAggttagattagattagataggATTGTTTTGGTGGTGGAGCAGATCTCCTGACTGAAATAGCCTGCAGGATCTCTTTTTCCCCCAATCAGAAAGGAACGGTACACCTAGTAGGTAGGCCTAGTCAGGGTTAGTGAACGTTAACATGGAAGCAATGACAACCAGATAGTTACCCTGGTTACTACCAGATGGTTACCCTGGTTACTACCAGATGGTTACCCTGGTTATTACCAGATGGTTACCCTGGCCTGGTTATTACCAGATGGTTACCCTGGCCTGGTTATTACCAGATGGTTACCCTGGCCTGGTTATTACCAGATGGTTACcctgacctggttattaccagatGGTTAGCCTGGCCTGGTTATTACCAGATGGTTACCCTGGCCTGGTTATTACCAGATGGTTACCCTGGCCTGGTTATTACCAGATGGTTACCCTGGTTATTACCAGATGGTTACCCTGGCCTGGTTATTACCAGATGGTTACCCTGGTTATTACCAGATGGTTACCCTGGCCTGGTTATTACCAGATGGTTACcctgacctggttattaccagatGGTTACCCTGGCCTGGTTATTATCAGATGGTTACCCTGGCCTGGTTATTACCAGATGGTTACCCTGGCCTGGTTATGACCAGATGGTTACCCTGGCCTGCTTATGACCAGATGGTTACCCTGGCCTGGTTATTACCAGATGGTTACCCTGGCCTGATTATTACTAGATGGTTACCCTGGCCTGGTTATTACCAGATGGTTACCCTGGCCTGGTTATTACCAGATGGTTACCCTGGCCTGGTTATGACCAGATGGTTACCCTGGCCTGGTTATGACCAGATGGGTACCCTGGCCTGGTTATTATCAGATGGTTACCCTGGCCTGGTTATTACCAGATGTTTACCCTGGCCTGGTTATTATCAGATGGGTACCCTGGCCTGGTTATGACCAGATGGTTACCCTGGCCTGGTTATTATCAGATggttaccctggtctggttattACCAGATGGTTACCCTGGCCTGGTTATTATCAGATGGTTACCCTGGCCTGGTTATTACCAGATGGTTACCCTGGCCTGGTTATTACCAGATGGTTACCCTGGCCTGGTTATGACCAGATGGTTACCCTGGCCTGGTTATTACCAGATGGTTACCCTGGCCTGGTTATGACCAGATGGTTACCCTGGCCTGGTTATTACCAGATGGTTACCCTGGCCTGGTTATGACCAGATGGTTACCCTGGCCTGGTTATTATCAGATGGTTACCCTGGCCTGGTTATGACCAGATGGTTACCCTGGCCTGGTTATGACCAGATGGGTACCCTGGCCT
Protein-coding sequences here:
- the LOC115123560 gene encoding dystroglycan 1-like, yielding MPNKQRGECRATEEARAWMPGLGSLAVGCRASVLLLLALMVTLAQGAWPLDQSQGQVEVLGDMMVDGPGELEASMHSSILSDFQAVEALDPVADAVQHSAVGARGVSGFPDSSAVVGRVFQMKVPVKTDHTRNMVKITESGKETLPTWLHWDWERNVLQGLPLGEDKGVHYISVSASNGSQDIFSIEVHPEEHADTDPIQVAIQSASNNSNNEVEPFVCGNEEPVTVLTVILDADLTKMSPRQRVELLGKMKKFSGVALQHMKILPVVNNRLFDMSAFMAGPGNAKKVVENGALLSWKLGCSLDQSNVPNISSVQAPAKAGTMSAQLGYPVVGWHIANKKPHIPKRVRRQLNNTPTPVLALLPPTSVVEPPVRIVPTLSSPAIAAPTDSSAPPMRGPVPLPMKPTIRVRDSYAHTPTQGAPLPTRVMESTSTISIEPTMTRHTVVESTPTLPPPTTVATRKPTKKPKRPKTTPMPREPKTTTAKPARRTTPSSIVPDPRNEKPDLRNPIDQVNAFVGTYFEVKIPSDTFFDKEDGTTDKLRLTLRMNHNEVVGDDSWIQFNSTSQLLYGLPDSNHIGKHEYFMQATDKGGLNAIDAFEVRVNRWAPNDKSPVLFQARFHGEPHQVTNDIHKKILLIKKLAYSFGDRNSSTVTLRNITKGSIMVEWTNNSLQQNPCPKEKIQTMSRRISNAQGRPSQTFISTMEPEFKPIDIKVKGTAACRNYMFVPPSEITIPLPPAVTPALGAGRQSTDDVYLHTVIPAVVVAAILLIAGIIAMICYRKKRKGKLTIEDQATFIKKGVPIIFADELDDSKPPPSSSMPLILQEEKPPLPPPEYPNMTSPETTPLNQDLLGEYTALRDEDPNAPPYQPPPPFTVPMEGKGSRPKNMTPYRSPPPYVPP